The Terracoccus luteus genome includes a region encoding these proteins:
- a CDS encoding Fur family transcriptional regulator — protein sequence MTQPAVTTAESRLRDYGLRVTRQRVAVLTVLEDHPHTDTDTVIRQVREVAGDVSHQAVYDVLRALTASGLVRRIQPAGSVARYEVRVGDNHHHVVCRECGAIADVDCAVGETPCLTASDSGGFVIDQAEVTYWGRCPRCA from the coding sequence ATGACCCAGCCCGCCGTCACGACCGCCGAGAGCCGGCTGCGTGACTACGGTCTGCGCGTCACGCGCCAGCGGGTCGCGGTGCTGACGGTCCTCGAGGACCACCCGCACACCGACACCGACACCGTCATCCGTCAGGTGCGAGAGGTTGCCGGCGACGTGTCGCACCAGGCCGTCTACGACGTCCTGCGCGCCCTCACGGCATCCGGTCTCGTCCGGCGCATCCAGCCTGCGGGCTCCGTCGCGCGCTACGAGGTGCGCGTCGGTGACAACCACCACCACGTCGTGTGCCGAGAGTGCGGCGCCATCGCCGACGTCGACTGCGCGGTCGGTGAGACGCCGTGCCTCACGGCGTCCGACAGCGGCGGCTTCGTCATCGACCAGGCCGAGGTCACCTACTGGGGTCGGTGCCCGCGGTGCGCCTGA
- a CDS encoding MGMT family protein — MPFDEHAERVLEVVARIPAGRVMAYGDVGRALGDRGPRYVGNVMAGYASDLPWWRVVRADGRPPLGHEDEAVRRWLEEGVPVVGGPLAAAAAGAGARADMARARWVPESPASVTQTGPAGSRGSLHHVEVWVDDLAVSGPEWGRLLARLGYRLGDDWGHGQAWELGSLYVVVESGPDVAGGHERHRAGVNHLAFHAGTRADVDAVVEHCAEAGWSLLFADRHPYAGGPQHYAAYLESSEGFEVELVAADGGGLDEARDPASGSRDKT; from the coding sequence GTGCCGTTCGACGAGCACGCCGAACGGGTGCTCGAGGTCGTCGCCCGCATCCCCGCGGGGCGGGTGATGGCCTACGGCGACGTCGGCCGGGCGCTCGGCGACCGCGGTCCGCGGTACGTCGGCAACGTCATGGCCGGCTACGCGTCCGACCTGCCGTGGTGGCGGGTCGTGCGCGCCGACGGTCGGCCGCCTCTGGGGCACGAGGACGAGGCCGTCCGCCGCTGGCTCGAGGAGGGCGTCCCGGTGGTCGGCGGCCCGCTCGCCGCCGCGGCGGCCGGGGCCGGCGCCCGCGCCGACATGGCCCGCGCCCGGTGGGTGCCCGAGTCGCCGGCGTCGGTGACTCAGACCGGTCCGGCGGGGTCACGCGGGTCGCTGCACCACGTCGAGGTGTGGGTCGACGACCTCGCCGTCTCCGGGCCCGAGTGGGGCCGGCTGCTCGCGCGGCTCGGCTACCGGCTCGGTGACGACTGGGGTCACGGCCAGGCGTGGGAGCTCGGCTCGCTCTACGTCGTCGTCGAGTCGGGCCCGGACGTCGCCGGCGGCCACGAGCGGCACCGCGCCGGGGTCAACCACCTCGCCTTCCACGCCGGCACCCGCGCCGACGTCGACGCCGTCGTCGAGCACTGCGCGGAGGCCGGGTGGTCGCTGCTCTTCGCCGACCGGCATCCGTACGCCGGCGGACCGCAGCACTACGCGGCCTACCTCGAGAGCAGCGAGGGGTTCGAGGTCGAGCTCGTCGCGGCCGACGGCGGGGGTCTCGACGAGGCCCGCGACCCGGCATCCGGATCGCGGGACAAGACTTGA
- a CDS encoding TetR/AcrR family transcriptional regulator — translation MTDVSQTARGQRLPRSERRAMLLDAALGVFVEKGYHQAAMDDIAARAGVSKPVLYQHFPGKLELYLALVDRHAGELETLVRDALALEDNKARIRTMVDAYFDFVGQEGAAFRLIFESDLANAPEVRARLDQIDLTCARSMADLIAAETTMDAEEALLVGVQLVGLAQTSARYWLTHEATLSKETAVRVTGALIRRGIAAFPARDGRDGREATPPARERESAGTAAG, via the coding sequence ATGACCGACGTGAGCCAGACGGCCCGGGGGCAGCGACTGCCCCGCTCGGAGCGACGTGCCATGCTCCTCGACGCCGCCCTCGGCGTGTTCGTCGAGAAGGGCTACCACCAGGCGGCCATGGACGACATCGCGGCACGGGCTGGGGTCTCGAAACCCGTTCTGTACCAGCACTTCCCGGGCAAGCTCGAGCTCTACCTCGCCCTCGTCGACCGCCACGCCGGCGAGCTGGAGACGCTCGTGCGCGACGCCCTCGCCCTCGAGGACAACAAGGCCCGCATCCGCACCATGGTCGACGCGTACTTCGACTTCGTCGGGCAGGAGGGGGCGGCCTTCCGGCTCATCTTCGAGAGCGACCTCGCCAACGCCCCCGAGGTCCGGGCCCGCCTCGACCAGATCGACCTCACCTGCGCCCGCTCGATGGCCGACCTCATCGCGGCGGAGACGACGATGGACGCCGAGGAGGCGCTGCTCGTCGGCGTGCAGCTCGTCGGCCTTGCGCAGACCTCGGCGCGCTACTGGCTCACCCACGAGGCGACGCTGTCCAAGGAGACCGCGGTCCGGGTCACCGGGGCGCTCATCCGCCGCGGCATCGCCGCCTTCCCCGCCCGTGACGGCCGTGACGGCCGTGAGGCGACGCCGCCCGCCCGGGAGCGGGAATCGGCGGGCACCGCCGCTGGTTAA
- a CDS encoding HAD family hydrolase produces MPDDSVIADPPHQTDRPAEAGAGAEGKGVSELAWSDYDAVLFDLDGVLTPTAEVHMRAWDTMFNDYLEQRPDAGRLARYTASDYFAHVDGKPRFDGVRTFLASRDIELPEGTPDDPPDAETVGGLGNRKNAMFSAILERDGVEPYPASVTLLDWLADRGTKVAVVSSSRNAPLVLEAAGLADRFEHVVDGRVAAEAGLAGKPSPETYLHAARLLGTEASRAVVVEDALSGVESGRAGDFGLVVGVDRGAGREALLGAGADVVVRELDELVPGRSDG; encoded by the coding sequence GTGCCTGACGACAGCGTGATCGCCGACCCGCCCCACCAGACCGACCGGCCCGCCGAGGCGGGCGCCGGGGCCGAGGGGAAGGGCGTCTCCGAGCTCGCCTGGAGCGACTACGACGCCGTCCTCTTCGACCTCGACGGCGTGCTGACCCCCACCGCCGAGGTGCACATGCGGGCGTGGGACACCATGTTCAACGACTACCTCGAGCAGCGGCCGGATGCCGGTCGCCTCGCCCGCTACACGGCATCCGACTACTTCGCGCACGTCGACGGCAAGCCCCGCTTCGACGGGGTGCGCACGTTCCTCGCCTCACGCGACATCGAGCTGCCCGAGGGCACCCCGGACGACCCGCCCGACGCCGAGACGGTGGGCGGTCTGGGCAACCGTAAGAACGCGATGTTCTCCGCCATCCTCGAGCGCGACGGCGTCGAGCCCTACCCGGCGTCGGTGACCCTGCTCGACTGGCTGGCCGACCGCGGCACGAAGGTCGCCGTCGTCTCGTCGTCGCGCAACGCGCCGCTCGTGCTCGAGGCCGCCGGTCTGGCCGACCGTTTCGAGCACGTCGTCGACGGACGCGTCGCCGCCGAGGCCGGCCTCGCCGGCAAGCCGTCGCCGGAGACCTACCTGCACGCCGCCCGGCTGCTCGGCACCGAGGCCTCCCGGGCGGTCGTCGTCGAGGACGCCCTCTCGGGGGTCGAGTCGGGGCGCGCGGGTGACTTCGGCCTCGTCGTCGGCGTCGACCGCGGCGCCGGCCGCGAGGCGCTGCTGGGCGCGGGTGCCGACGTCGTCGTGCGCGAGCTCGACGAGCTCGTGCCCGGCCGGTCCGACGGCTGA
- a CDS encoding ParA family protein, with protein sequence MASTRTTGTRARRKPAARTTRSGPVVLALANQKGGVAKTTSVASLGAAFAEHGLRVLLVDLDPQACLTFSLGVDPDAVEASVHDVLTGGAALADVVVPCDDGVDLVPSTIDLAGAEAMLLGRPGREYVLRTALDALADAVDTDADTDDERPYDVVLLDCSPSLGVLTLNALTAADGLVVPMPCEMLSHRGVGQLLDTVADVQQILNPDLAVWGILPTLFDGRSTHAREVLGDVGERYELPVLSPPIPKTVRFAEAPAVGRSILATARTSKGAQAYREVAGSLLPRLAR encoded by the coding sequence ATGGCGAGCACCCGCACCACCGGCACGAGGGCCCGCAGGAAGCCGGCCGCGCGCACGACCCGCTCCGGCCCGGTCGTGCTGGCGCTGGCCAACCAGAAGGGCGGCGTCGCCAAGACGACGTCGGTGGCCAGCCTCGGTGCCGCCTTCGCCGAGCACGGCCTGCGCGTCCTGCTCGTCGACCTCGACCCGCAGGCCTGCCTCACCTTCTCGCTCGGGGTCGACCCCGACGCGGTGGAGGCCTCCGTGCACGACGTGCTCACCGGCGGGGCCGCCCTCGCCGACGTCGTCGTGCCCTGCGACGACGGTGTCGACCTCGTCCCCTCGACCATCGACCTCGCCGGCGCCGAGGCCATGCTGCTCGGGCGGCCGGGCCGTGAGTACGTCCTCCGCACCGCCCTCGACGCCCTGGCCGACGCCGTCGACACCGACGCCGACACGGACGACGAGCGCCCGTACGACGTCGTCCTGCTCGACTGCTCGCCCAGCCTCGGAGTGCTGACGCTCAACGCCCTCACCGCCGCCGACGGCCTCGTCGTGCCGATGCCGTGCGAGATGCTCAGCCACCGCGGCGTCGGACAGCTGCTCGACACCGTCGCCGACGTGCAGCAGATCCTCAACCCCGACCTCGCCGTCTGGGGCATCCTGCCGACCCTCTTCGACGGTCGCAGCACCCACGCGCGCGAGGTGCTCGGCGACGTCGGCGAGCGCTACGAGCTGCCGGTGCTCTCACCGCCGATCCCCAAGACCGTCCGCTTCGCCGAGGCCCCGGCGGTCGGGCGGTCGATCCTCGCGACGGCCCGCACGAGCAAGGGCGCCCAGGCCTACCGCGAGGTCGCCGGCTCGCTGCTGCCGCGCCTCGCGCGCTAG
- a CDS encoding DEAD/DEAH box helicase, producing the protein MTDQNTTLSAAAGSDEPATDVTDTATTNDTDTGIVTVPDADLIVVPEDEVDPAAVVPEVTFADFPVHPDIVASLADAGIRTPFPIQAMTLPVALAGHDIIGQAKTGTGKTLGFGVPMLNRVVAPGDAEFESLARPGKPQALAVAPTRELAVQVAGDLERAGRRRGIRVLTVYGGRAYEPQIEALKQGVEIVVGTPGRLIDLMKQGHLDLSQARIVVLDEADEMLDLGFLPDVETLMSQTPGSRQTMLFSATMPGAIVTLARRYMTQPTHIRAMGDENENAHTVKAVEQFVYRAHAMDKVEMLSRMLQARERGLTIIFSRTKRTAAKVSDELVDRGFAAAAIHGDLGQGAREQALRAFRNGKVDILVATDVAARGIDVDNVTHVINYQCPEDEKTYLHRIGRTARAGNTGVAVTFVDWDDLHRWALINKTLDLGIPEPQETYSSSEHLFADLDIPTDAKGRLRRSQQTRAGLGAEEVEDLGETGKRHARGGQGPAGGRGERGDRGGRGRDDRRDDRRDDRRDEAAPAEGEDAAPRERRSRNRRRTRGAGAAAAGAAGSTEAPASPSDGSGPEADSSSSDDASRRPRRRRRGGSGRGRGGEGAAESAPVAAE; encoded by the coding sequence ATGACCGACCAGAACACCACCCTGTCCGCTGCCGCCGGCTCCGACGAGCCCGCCACGGACGTCACCGACACCGCCACCACCAATGACACCGACACGGGGATCGTCACCGTCCCGGACGCCGACCTCATCGTCGTCCCGGAGGACGAGGTCGACCCCGCCGCCGTCGTCCCCGAGGTCACCTTCGCCGACTTCCCCGTGCACCCCGACATCGTCGCCTCGCTCGCCGACGCCGGCATCCGGACGCCCTTCCCCATCCAGGCCATGACCCTGCCCGTGGCCCTCGCCGGCCACGACATCATTGGCCAGGCCAAGACCGGTACCGGCAAGACCCTCGGCTTCGGCGTCCCGATGCTCAACCGCGTCGTGGCCCCCGGCGACGCAGAGTTCGAGTCGCTGGCCCGTCCCGGCAAGCCGCAGGCCCTCGCCGTCGCCCCCACCCGCGAGCTCGCCGTCCAGGTCGCGGGCGACCTCGAGCGCGCCGGGCGCCGCCGCGGCATCCGGGTGCTCACCGTCTACGGCGGCCGCGCCTACGAGCCCCAGATCGAGGCCCTCAAGCAGGGCGTCGAGATCGTCGTCGGCACGCCGGGCCGGCTCATCGACCTGATGAAGCAGGGCCACCTCGACCTCTCGCAGGCACGCATCGTCGTGCTCGACGAGGCCGACGAGATGCTCGACCTCGGCTTCCTGCCCGACGTCGAGACCCTGATGAGCCAGACGCCGGGCAGCCGCCAGACGATGCTGTTCTCGGCGACCATGCCGGGCGCCATCGTCACGCTGGCCCGCCGGTACATGACCCAGCCCACGCACATCCGGGCGATGGGCGACGAGAACGAGAACGCCCACACCGTCAAGGCGGTCGAGCAGTTCGTCTACCGCGCGCACGCGATGGACAAGGTCGAGATGCTCTCGCGCATGCTGCAGGCGCGCGAGCGGGGCCTGACCATCATCTTCAGCCGCACCAAGCGCACCGCCGCCAAGGTCAGCGACGAGCTCGTCGACCGCGGCTTCGCGGCCGCGGCCATCCACGGTGACCTCGGCCAGGGCGCCCGCGAGCAGGCGCTGCGCGCGTTCCGCAACGGCAAGGTCGACATCCTCGTCGCCACCGACGTCGCCGCACGCGGCATCGACGTCGACAACGTCACCCACGTCATCAACTACCAGTGCCCCGAGGACGAGAAGACCTACCTGCACCGCATCGGTCGTACCGCCCGCGCCGGCAACACCGGTGTCGCCGTGACCTTCGTCGACTGGGACGACCTGCACCGCTGGGCCCTCATCAACAAGACCCTCGACCTCGGCATCCCGGAGCCGCAGGAGACGTACTCGAGCTCGGAGCACCTCTTCGCCGACCTCGACATCCCCACCGACGCCAAGGGTCGCCTGCGCCGCTCGCAGCAGACGCGGGCCGGCCTCGGGGCCGAGGAGGTCGAGGACCTCGGCGAGACCGGCAAGCGCCACGCCCGTGGTGGCCAGGGCCCCGCCGGCGGTCGTGGTGAGCGGGGCGACCGCGGTGGTCGCGGCCGTGACGACCGACGTGACGACCGACGTGACGACCGACGTGACGAGGCGGCCCCTGCCGAGGGTGAGGACGCCGCCCCCCGCGAGCGTCGCAGCCGCAACCGTCGCCGCACCCGCGGGGCCGGTGCCGCCGCCGCCGGCGCGGCCGGCTCCACCGAGGCTCCGGCGTCGCCGTCCGACGGCTCCGGGCCGGAGGCCGACTCCTCGTCCTCCGACGACGCCTCGCGCCGTCCGCGCCGCCGTCGCCGCGGTGGCAGCGGTCGTGGCCGCGGCGGTGAGGGCGCAGCCGAGAGCGCTCCCGTCGCCGCCGAGTGA
- a CDS encoding ferritin-like fold-containing protein, whose translation MSTPADPTPTPEPSTESSAESSSAYRAAVTDLLGVLAYGELRGFLQLAKDAELAPDLRHQAALAQLAAHELGNYRRLGERLTDLGVAVEDAMQPFVASFDGFHERTVPADWLEGLVKAYVGEGIAQDFYREISAYVDEDTRALVTDVLADTGQAEFIVTAVRAAIRQEPRVAGRLALWGRRLVGEAITQAQRLGVERDALAGILVGAPGRAGADLAELGRMFARLTDEHTNRMARLGLSA comes from the coding sequence GTGAGCACCCCCGCCGACCCCACGCCGACACCCGAGCCGTCCACCGAGTCGTCCGCCGAGTCGTCGTCCGCCTACCGGGCGGCCGTCACCGACCTGCTCGGGGTGCTCGCGTACGGCGAGCTGCGCGGCTTCCTCCAGCTGGCCAAGGACGCCGAGCTCGCCCCCGACCTGCGCCACCAGGCCGCCCTGGCGCAGCTCGCGGCGCACGAGCTCGGCAACTACCGCCGGCTCGGCGAGCGGCTCACCGACCTCGGGGTCGCGGTCGAGGACGCCATGCAGCCGTTCGTCGCCTCGTTCGACGGGTTCCACGAGCGCACCGTCCCCGCCGACTGGCTCGAGGGGCTCGTCAAGGCCTACGTCGGCGAGGGCATCGCCCAGGACTTCTACCGCGAGATCTCGGCCTACGTCGACGAGGACACCCGGGCGCTCGTCACCGACGTCCTTGCCGACACCGGTCAGGCCGAGTTCATCGTCACCGCGGTGCGGGCCGCGATCCGTCAGGAGCCCCGCGTCGCCGGGCGGCTCGCCCTGTGGGGCCGCCGGCTCGTGGGGGAGGCGATCACCCAGGCGCAACGGCTCGGTGTCGAGCGCGACGCGCTGGCCGGCATCCTCGTCGGTGCGCCCGGTCGGGCCGGGGCTGACCTCGCCGAGCTGGGGCGCATGTTCGCCCGGCTCACCGACGAGCACACCAACCGCATGGCGCGACTCGGGCTGTCGGCGTAG
- the moeB gene encoding molybdopterin-synthase adenylyltransferase MoeB, which yields MSHDPIVTTRAPLGPAEVTRYARHVLVPGVGLEGQERLKASRVLVVGAGGLGSPALLYLAAAGVGTIGVVDADVVELTNLHRQVIHTDAGIGRLKTESAETAVHRVNPHVTVERHDLTLDSTNALDVIGRYDLVVDGTDNFPTRYLVNDACALLGKPHVWGSILRFDGQVSVWWAGHGPCYRCVFPQPPPPGSVPSCAEGGVLGVLCAAVGSVQSTEALKLLLGLGEPLTGRLLVHDALRQTWDTLTVRADPGCPVCGESPTVTELVDYADFCGVPRPGGQDAGERVPEVTVREMVDELASEAPPLLVDVRGEQEREVVSIPGAVPVHLDLFRSGEAWSQLPRDRRILVHCKVGGRSGEATRLALAAGYTDVASVAGGVIEYVRQVDPTLPEY from the coding sequence ATGTCGCACGACCCGATCGTCACGACGCGCGCCCCCCTCGGGCCGGCCGAGGTGACGCGCTACGCCCGCCACGTGCTCGTCCCCGGCGTCGGTCTCGAGGGCCAGGAGCGGCTCAAGGCGAGCCGTGTCCTCGTCGTGGGGGCGGGCGGTCTCGGCTCGCCGGCACTGCTCTACCTCGCCGCCGCGGGGGTCGGCACGATCGGCGTCGTCGACGCCGACGTCGTCGAGCTGACCAACCTGCACCGTCAGGTGATCCACACCGACGCCGGCATCGGCCGCCTCAAGACGGAGTCGGCGGAGACCGCGGTGCACCGGGTCAACCCGCACGTGACGGTGGAGCGACACGACCTCACCCTCGACTCCACCAACGCCCTCGACGTCATCGGGCGCTACGACCTCGTGGTCGATGGCACCGACAACTTCCCGACGCGCTACCTCGTCAACGACGCCTGCGCGCTGCTCGGCAAGCCCCACGTGTGGGGGTCGATCCTGCGCTTCGACGGCCAGGTCTCGGTCTGGTGGGCGGGCCACGGCCCCTGCTACCGGTGCGTCTTCCCGCAGCCGCCCCCGCCCGGCTCGGTGCCGAGCTGCGCGGAGGGTGGGGTGCTCGGGGTGCTCTGTGCCGCAGTCGGATCCGTGCAGTCGACCGAGGCGCTCAAGCTGCTGCTCGGCCTCGGCGAGCCGCTGACCGGGCGGCTGCTCGTGCACGACGCGCTGCGCCAGACGTGGGACACCCTGACCGTGCGCGCCGACCCCGGCTGCCCCGTGTGCGGCGAGAGCCCCACCGTCACCGAGCTCGTCGACTACGCCGACTTCTGCGGGGTCCCGCGCCCGGGCGGACAGGATGCCGGTGAGCGGGTCCCCGAGGTGACGGTGCGCGAGATGGTCGACGAGCTCGCCTCCGAGGCGCCGCCGCTGCTCGTGGACGTCCGCGGCGAGCAGGAGCGGGAGGTCGTCTCGATCCCGGGCGCGGTGCCGGTCCACCTCGACCTGTTCCGGTCGGGCGAGGCCTGGTCGCAGCTGCCGCGAGACAGACGGATCCTCGTGCACTGCAAGGTCGGTGGGCGTTCCGGCGAGGCGACACGGCTGGCGCTCGCGGCTGGGTACACCGACGTCGCCAGCGTCGCCGGCGGTGTCATCGAGTACGTCCGGCAGGTCGACCCGACGCTGCCGGAGTACTGA
- a CDS encoding DUF3107 domain-containing protein — protein sequence MEVRIGVQNVAREISFETTLTSDELVAAVKAAAGDELLELKDDKGGRIIVPTQSLGYVMTGSEKKSGVGFGAH from the coding sequence GTGGAGGTCCGCATCGGCGTGCAGAACGTGGCGCGCGAGATCAGCTTCGAGACGACGCTGACGTCCGACGAGCTCGTGGCCGCCGTCAAGGCCGCGGCCGGCGACGAGCTGCTCGAGCTCAAGGACGACAAGGGTGGCCGCATCATCGTGCCGACGCAGTCGCTCGGCTACGTGATGACCGGCAGCGAGAAGAAGAGCGGGGTGGGCTTCGGCGCCCACTGA
- a CDS encoding glycoside hydrolase family 65 protein has translation MRRDLQNDPDPIDRTRFPVDEWAWRETWYSADDLGLTETAFAVGNGYLGMRGNVEEGRDVHSHGTYVNGFHETWQIRHAEEAFGFAQTGQTIVNVPDVKTIKVYVDDEPLMLSMAELLEYERTLDFRDGMLRRGLVWRTPSGNRVRIDSTRMVSFEQRHLAVMTFEVTLLDRDAPVAISSQVLNRQDGTDDYHVSSPQSGAFDPRRASRLSERVLDPQSHWCSDRRTVLSYRCVDSGMTLAVAVDHEIETDNEFEELNHAEEDLGKKIYRVRGEVGQTIRITKVAAYHTSRGVPTRELVDRARRTLDRVRDVGVAATHEEQRRWLDRFWADSDVEVEGHPAVQQAVRWNLFQLAQASGRIEQVGIPAKGVSGSGYEGHYFWDSETYVLPFLSYTSPWIARGALRFRYLMLPAARRRAAELSNTGALYPWRTINGEEASAYYAAGTAQYHINADIAFALCKYVQASGDDEFMLREGIDILVETARMWTDLGFWLGRDEARRFHLHGVTGPDEYTTVVNNNLFTNVMASDNLRQAARWAERVRDEHPEAWDRIVARLDLGEGEVEEWAACAAGMYVPYDEDLRVHPQDQHFLEREVWDLTATPDEKRPLLLHYHPLVIYRFQVLKQADVVAALFLQGQMFSQEEKRNDFEYYDPLTTGDSTLSSVVQSIIAAEVGHRKLALGYFHSGLYVDLADLHGNASDGVHVASTGGVWNALVYGFGGMRDHNGTLTFDPRLPEEWPSLRFRIAVRGSRLLVELARDRIAFTLRSGDAVEVVVRGERVEVGADGPTVMALTGQGPVIEETLGRRPRVGVTGDHEMVFTAGVPDPERERRRRGSRRQTSPTS, from the coding sequence ATGCGACGCGACCTGCAGAACGACCCCGACCCGATCGACCGCACCCGCTTCCCGGTCGACGAGTGGGCCTGGCGCGAGACGTGGTACTCCGCCGACGACCTCGGCCTCACCGAGACCGCCTTCGCCGTCGGCAACGGCTACCTCGGCATGCGCGGCAACGTCGAGGAGGGCCGTGACGTCCACTCGCACGGCACCTACGTCAACGGCTTCCACGAGACCTGGCAGATCCGCCACGCCGAGGAGGCGTTCGGCTTCGCCCAGACCGGCCAGACCATCGTCAACGTGCCGGACGTCAAGACGATCAAGGTCTACGTCGACGACGAGCCCCTCATGCTCTCGATGGCCGAGCTGCTCGAGTACGAACGCACCCTCGACTTCCGCGACGGGATGCTGCGGCGCGGGCTCGTGTGGCGCACCCCCTCGGGCAACCGGGTTCGCATCGACAGCACGCGCATGGTCTCGTTCGAGCAGCGCCACCTCGCCGTCATGACCTTCGAGGTGACCCTGCTCGACCGCGACGCCCCGGTCGCCATCTCCTCGCAGGTGCTCAACCGCCAGGACGGCACCGACGACTACCACGTCAGCTCGCCCCAGAGCGGCGCCTTCGACCCCCGCCGCGCCAGCCGGCTCAGCGAACGGGTGCTCGACCCGCAGAGCCACTGGTGCAGCGACCGGCGCACCGTGCTCAGCTACCGCTGCGTCGACTCCGGCATGACGCTCGCCGTCGCGGTCGACCACGAGATCGAGACCGACAACGAGTTCGAGGAGCTCAACCACGCCGAGGAGGACCTCGGCAAGAAGATCTACCGGGTGCGCGGCGAGGTGGGCCAGACCATCCGCATCACCAAGGTCGCGGCGTACCACACCTCCCGCGGCGTGCCGACGCGCGAGCTCGTCGACCGCGCCCGCCGCACCCTCGACCGCGTCCGTGACGTCGGCGTGGCGGCGACTCACGAGGAGCAGCGCCGCTGGCTCGACCGGTTCTGGGCCGACAGCGACGTCGAGGTGGAGGGCCACCCGGCCGTGCAGCAGGCGGTGCGGTGGAACCTGTTCCAGCTGGCCCAGGCGTCCGGTCGCATCGAGCAGGTCGGCATCCCCGCCAAGGGCGTGAGCGGCTCGGGCTACGAGGGCCACTACTTCTGGGACTCCGAGACCTACGTGCTGCCCTTCCTCAGCTACACCTCACCGTGGATCGCCCGGGGGGCGTTGCGGTTCCGCTACCTCATGCTGCCGGCCGCCCGCCGGCGCGCGGCCGAGCTGTCGAACACCGGCGCGCTCTACCCCTGGCGCACCATCAACGGCGAGGAGGCCTCGGCCTACTACGCCGCCGGCACGGCGCAGTACCACATCAACGCCGACATCGCCTTCGCCCTGTGCAAGTACGTGCAGGCCTCCGGCGACGACGAGTTCATGCTGCGCGAGGGCATCGACATCCTCGTCGAGACGGCCCGTATGTGGACCGACCTCGGCTTCTGGCTCGGCCGGGACGAGGCCCGTCGCTTCCACCTGCACGGCGTCACCGGCCCCGACGAGTACACGACGGTCGTCAACAACAACCTCTTCACCAACGTCATGGCGAGCGACAACCTGCGCCAGGCGGCCCGGTGGGCGGAGCGCGTCCGCGACGAGCACCCGGAGGCGTGGGACCGCATCGTCGCGCGGCTCGACCTCGGCGAGGGTGAGGTCGAGGAGTGGGCGGCCTGCGCGGCGGGCATGTACGTGCCCTACGACGAGGACCTGCGGGTGCACCCCCAGGACCAGCACTTCCTCGAGCGCGAGGTGTGGGACCTCACCGCCACGCCCGACGAGAAGCGGCCGCTGCTGCTGCACTACCACCCGCTCGTCATCTACCGCTTCCAGGTGCTCAAGCAGGCCGACGTCGTCGCCGCCCTCTTCCTGCAGGGACAAATGTTCTCGCAGGAGGAGAAGCGCAACGACTTCGAGTACTACGACCCGTTGACCACCGGCGACTCGACGCTGTCGTCGGTCGTTCAGTCGATCATCGCGGCGGAGGTGGGCCATCGGAAGCTGGCCCTCGGCTACTTCCACTCCGGCCTCTACGTCGACCTCGCCGACCTGCACGGCAACGCCTCCGACGGGGTGCACGTCGCCTCCACCGGCGGCGTGTGGAACGCGCTCGTCTACGGCTTCGGCGGCATGCGCGACCACAACGGCACCCTCACCTTCGACCCGCGCCTGCCGGAGGAGTGGCCCAGCCTGCGGTTCCGCATCGCGGTGCGGGGCAGCCGGCTGCTCGTCGAGCTGGCCCGCGACCGCATCGCCTTCACGCTGCGCAGCGGTGACGCCGTCGAGGTCGTCGTGCGCGGTGAGCGGGTCGAGGTCGGGGCCGACGGGCCGACGGTCATGGCCCTCACCGGCCAGGGCCCGGTCATCGAGGAGACCCTCGGGCGCCGGCCCAGGGTCGGCGTCACGGGCGACCACGAGATGGTCTTCACCGCCGGGGTGCCCGACCCCGAGCGGGAGCGTCGGCGCCGCGGCTCGCGCCGACAGACGAGCCCGACCTCCTAG
- a CDS encoding GlsB/YeaQ/YmgE family stress response membrane protein, which produces MIGTIIGAIVAGLIIGALGRLILPGKQNISLVATIIIGIVASLVGTFILGAIFGYGNDNGGIRWWFWIVGALLAAAGITAYGRVTNKPV; this is translated from the coding sequence ATGATCGGAACCATCATCGGGGCCATCGTCGCCGGTCTCATCATCGGTGCGCTCGGACGGCTCATCCTGCCGGGCAAGCAGAACATCTCGCTCGTCGCGACGATCATCATCGGCATCGTCGCGTCGCTCGTCGGCACGTTCATCCTCGGTGCCATCTTCGGGTACGGCAACGACAACGGCGGCATCCGCTGGTGGTTCTGGATCGTCGGCGCCCTGCTCGCCGCCGCCGGCATCACCGCCTACGGCCGCGTCACGAACAAGCCGGTCTGA